One region of Oreochromis aureus strain Israel breed Guangdong linkage group 19, ZZ_aureus, whole genome shotgun sequence genomic DNA includes:
- the iqcc gene encoding IQ domain-containing protein C has protein sequence MERSKWEKTIVNLQACARGYLVRKEVCKAREDFEDIVKEIDGRLTHLKWTDTLISIPQFIDTGSLRPAPSSPATKPLDPETDVSATPQIPAPSPENRDHHCALLEKTEAERDDSLTCLPSSSSIRGEGEGQRQSGVVESTTGSSSVWSSVELDMNYAQSHKGSRQYCLTQEVPRTPEALRLHRNTLTMELLWLQQAIDSRKKYLSLKDKLSAS, from the exons ATGGAGAGAAGCAAATGGGAGAAAACAATCGTAAATTTACAG GCATGTGCGCGTGGATATCTGGTGAGGAAAGAAGTCTGTAAAGCACGAGAAGACTTTGAAGACATCGTGAAGGAGATTGACGGGCGCCTGACTCATTTAAAGTGGACGGACACGCTCATCTCTATTCCCCAGTTCATAGACACG gGCAGCCTACGTCCAGCACCCAGCAGCCCTGCCACTAAGCCTCTAGATCCAGAGACAGATGTCAGTGCTACTCCCCAGATCCCTGCACCCTCACCAGAGAACAGAGATCATCACTGTGCCCTGCTAGAGAagacagaagcagagagagaTGATTCACTGACCTGTTTACCCAGCAGCAGCTCTATTAGAGGGGAAGGAGAGGGCCAGAGACAAAGCGGTGTGGTGGAGAGCACAACGGGGTCGTCATCTGTCTGGAGCAGTGTTGAGTTAGATATGAACTATGCTCAGTCTCATAAAG GTTCTCGTCAGTACTGCTTGACTCAGGAGGTGCCCCGTACCCCAGAGGCCCTGCGTCTCCATAGAAACACCCTGACCATGGAGCTGCTCTGGCTTCAGCAGGCCATTGACAGCAGGAAAAAG TACTTGTCGCTGAAGGATAAACTTAGCGCATCCTGA
- the dcdc2b gene encoding doublecortin domain-containing protein 2B, whose protein sequence is MAASSAATSLLPPVKSVVVYRNGDPFYSGRRFVVNQRQVVTMEAFLNEVTQSIGAPLAVRTLYTPRQGHRVTDLQDLRTGAQYVAAGFERFKKLDYLNVRTKKQPTAREEIQVKAIQRPNVSAKWRKYIPVPCIIHVFRNGDLLCPPFRFIIPRSMQQDLDQILSLITEKVSLRTGAVRRLCSLEGVSVSSAGELETGRCYVAVGTERFKKLPYVELIVSKTTERYFPGKRRMLRRAENRKAGSGPEDQCSDSALLDSPESDGRRVKSTGDEAGAPQASQQRSRREGADETSVFFARPVKIRKNRMQTRPPLSNGSGQPSVFKSAAQKRREEVRGAEEVQEDENTATELPVDQRAAEIVEEEELTSPDDPLQNKQMRQAQIIKSEQHDDEEHPHKYSGKQALLSEEEQESKAEILELKQTSSKSRPSSSSSHAEHRKEKEVLQDAPSVATEQNHHHQEEVTAS, encoded by the exons ATGGCTGCCAGCTCTGCAGCTACATCTCTGCTGCCTCCAGTGAAGAGCGTGGTGGTGTATAGGAATGGAGACCCCTTCTACAGTGGACGCAGGTTTGTGGTCAACCAGCGACAGGTGGTCACCATGGAGGCCTTTCTGAATGAAGTGACCCAGAGCATCGGCGCCCCTCTTGCCGTCAGGACTCTGTACACCCCCAGGCAGGGCCACCGAGTCACAGACCTGCAGGATCTACGGACAGGAGCCCAGTATGTTGCTGCTGGCTTTGAGAGATTCAAGAAACTCGA TTACCTGAACGTGAGAACAAAAAAGCAACCCACTGCTCGTGAGGAAATCCAG GTCAAAGCAATCCAGAGGCCGAATGTGTCAGCTAAATGGAGGAAGTATATACCTGTGCCTTGCATTATACA CGTTTTTCGAAATGGAGACCTCCTGTGTCCACCGTTCCGATTCATCATTCCTCGGAGCATGCAGCAGGACCTGGATCAGATCTTGAGTCTAATCACAGAGAAGGTCAGCCTAAGGACCGGTGCGGTGCGCAG GTTGTGTTCTCTAGAAGGAGTGTCCGTGTCCTCAGCTGGGGAGCTGGAGACTGGCCGCTGCTACGTTGCCGTGGGAACCGAGAGGTTCAAGAAACTCCCATATGTGGAGCTAATAGTCTCCAAAACTACAGAGAG ATATTTCCCTGGGAAGAGAAGGATGTTAAGGAGAGCTGAG AACAGGAAAGCAGGAAGCGGGCCTGAAGACCAATGCAGTGACTCAGCTCTCCTTGACTCCCCAgag TCAGACGGTCGGAGGGTGAAGTCCACAGGAGATGAAGCTGGAGCCCCGCAAGCCTCCCAGCAAAGGAGCAGGAGAGAGGGAGCAGATGAGACCTCTGTGTTTTTTGCCAGGCCGGTCAAGATCCGGAAGAACCGAATGCAAACGAGACCACCGCTCAGCAATGGATCTG GCCAgcccagtgtatttaaaagcGCAGCACAGAAAAGGAGAGAAGAGGTACGAGGGGCAGAGGAGGTGCAGGAGGATGAAAATACAGCTACAGAGCTTCCTGTTGATCAG AGAGCTGCAGAAatagtggaggaggaggaattaACCAGCCCAGACGATCCTCTGCAGAACAAACAGATG AGACAAGCACAAATTATCAAGAGTGAGCAGCACGACGACGAGGAGCACCCACACAAGTACAGTGGAAAGCAG GCATTACTATCTGAAGAGGAGCAGGAGTCCAAAGCTGAAATactg GAGCTGAAGCAGACGTCTTCGAAGTCGAGGCCTTCATCGTCTAGCAGTCACGCAgagcacagaaaagaaaag GAGGTCCTGCAGGATGCGCCGTCGGTTGCAACAGAACAAAACCACCATCATCAGGAGGAGGTCACGGCGTCCTAA